Proteins encoded together in one Pontiella desulfatans window:
- a CDS encoding arylsulfatase B produces MKKIIRISVLLCVFPALSILAERPNIVILLADDLGWADVGFHGSEIKTPNLDSLAQAGVQLKQFYVQPTCSPTRIALMTGRYPFRCGGHISVLRPWHQHGVPLDETLIAQVMKDAGYKTAITGKWHLGLARRAYWPTSRGFDLAHGCLGGAIDYFTHEGYDSLDWYDQDTIPLHEEGYSTDLIGTRASKIIIDHNFDQQPLFLYVPFNAPHSPYQAKEADIEKYSHIKDENRRIYCAMVDSMDQQIGNIIQSLKSKEVLENTLIFFASDNGGAGNSINLPYRGNKGTPYEGGVRVPSFIHWPKGLEGGRDFDRPLHIVDLFPTFTELAQGDIAKCKPLDGINFWPALAEGKAMPKRDIIHNAKDARGRGSIRSGDWKLILSKPERAPDGMPVADGKLMAELFNIKDDPYEQNNVVHQHPEMLETLWGRLKKRAPEIVSAAPYIARAPEGWEAPADWSNAPE; encoded by the coding sequence ATGAAAAAAATTATACGTATATCTGTCCTGTTGTGTGTATTCCCTGCTCTTTCCATTCTCGCCGAACGCCCGAATATTGTAATTCTTCTGGCCGATGATCTTGGATGGGCGGATGTTGGATTTCACGGCAGTGAAATTAAAACGCCGAACCTCGATTCACTGGCTCAAGCGGGAGTGCAGTTAAAACAGTTTTATGTACAACCCACCTGCTCGCCGACCCGCATTGCACTGATGACCGGCCGCTACCCCTTCCGCTGCGGTGGTCACATCTCCGTGCTGCGCCCCTGGCACCAACACGGCGTTCCGCTCGACGAAACGCTGATAGCCCAGGTCATGAAAGATGCCGGCTACAAAACCGCCATCACCGGCAAGTGGCACCTCGGCCTCGCCCGGCGCGCCTACTGGCCGACTTCACGAGGCTTTGATCTGGCACACGGCTGCCTCGGCGGGGCCATCGATTATTTCACACACGAAGGGTACGACTCGCTGGACTGGTATGATCAGGACACCATTCCTCTGCATGAAGAAGGATACTCCACCGACCTGATCGGCACCCGTGCTTCAAAAATAATTATCGACCACAATTTCGACCAACAGCCCCTCTTCCTTTACGTGCCGTTCAATGCCCCGCACTCGCCCTACCAGGCCAAGGAAGCCGACATCGAAAAATACAGTCACATCAAAGATGAAAACCGCCGGATTTACTGCGCCATGGTCGATTCCATGGATCAGCAGATTGGAAACATTATCCAGAGTCTGAAATCCAAAGAAGTGCTGGAAAACACCCTGATCTTCTTCGCCTCCGACAACGGTGGCGCGGGTAACAGCATCAACCTGCCCTACCGCGGCAACAAAGGCACCCCCTACGAAGGCGGCGTCCGTGTGCCTTCGTTCATCCATTGGCCGAAGGGGCTGGAAGGTGGCCGCGACTTCGACCGCCCGCTGCACATCGTCGATCTATTCCCCACCTTCACCGAACTGGCGCAGGGCGACATTGCCAAATGCAAACCGCTCGACGGCATCAATTTCTGGCCGGCGCTGGCCGAAGGCAAAGCGATGCCGAAGCGCGACATCATCCACAACGCCAAGGATGCCCGCGGCCGCGGCTCCATCCGTTCCGGGGATTGGAAACTGATCCTCAGCAAACCCGAGCGCGCACCCGACGGCATGCCCGTTGCCGACGGCAAACTCATGGCCGAGCTGTTCAACATCAAGGATGATCCCTACGAGCAAAACAACGTCGTCCACCAACACCCCGAAATGCTTGAAACACTATGGGGACGTCTCAAAAAACGTGCGCCCGAAATCGTCAGCGCCGCCCCCTACATCGCCCGCGCCCCCGAAGGATGGGAAGCCCCCGCCGACTGGTCGAACGCCCCGGAGTAA
- a CDS encoding DUF4955 domain-containing protein, translated as MTLKTLPLSLIALFFLASCGRQTQQDTTKAKPTPKPPTHPTEVPCTECKPAIAKPTAVEAPEQSYDENTLFGEYLAAQAKGERAKLPDFSHAGYHRCATPLPVVSETTHTYFDVTKFGGVPDDGKSDRDAAVAAFAAAHSHNGPAAIYFPEGNFRLFEKSDFGKPPLEIKRSNVVLKGSGVGTTQLEFAESHLPARPLILMRSSTGKDDYWRGDQKLKAMVKKQIGPFTVEVSDASELKPGMRINLNAQMDAHAESTKEFFCPHEVPSGWFERAKRKGGMLTDIFELHEIESIDDNTVRFGEPIHLDIPYYTNMAIYRIDGIIEECGIEDLSLRGGWRGQFNHHNSTRHGEDYRMVEMDRVFNSWVRRVRFTECSSAVSTWLCGFNTVSDLLIEGNTGHMAVVAKSSYGNLFAFMREESDVHHGFGVSRSGVNSVFYRCVQYKSMEAHCGYPRSTLFDLNEGGFQPRGGGATFFPMHDKGLTFWNWNVTLPDGSFDFWPEGQRYGYFLLPVVAGLHGEPFEIPDIETDLLAYESPGQKTVPESLFDAQLEHRLGQVPAWLAEAAAEFETVSRHSRIRITSPANHSEHRSVIVKMALHEKMDPKQVGRIELYASDTGLFDGFLRVGEVDPQTMEKEFKTKRPGVWVLKAKLTNRRGEIAFSKPITLYTGDPDKPKALGVSRSAMMPGKEKNTLYGEFVQQGGGEAQALKDSKVLASRKEGQPAHELEAAYRKELHAFYAAYGTSTFKDALDEQFAEVFFDGKTDVAGSKLYSYQDSLVQAAFSSTKKINRLDIHWRNGVPDKEVRLELQTSEDPGAWLSFVNDDLLWNPSALRIGGTLTGGPFPGSGKVSTLYFPAREAKFVRLLLSSFPDDVTEFRFFGD; from the coding sequence ATGACCCTGAAGACACTACCTCTTTCTCTTATTGCCCTTTTTTTCCTCGCATCGTGCGGCAGGCAGACCCAACAAGATACAACAAAGGCGAAACCCACGCCCAAGCCGCCGACACATCCAACGGAGGTGCCCTGTACCGAATGCAAGCCGGCCATCGCCAAGCCGACGGCCGTCGAGGCGCCGGAACAGTCGTATGATGAAAACACCCTCTTCGGTGAATACCTAGCCGCGCAGGCCAAGGGCGAGCGCGCCAAATTGCCGGACTTCAGCCATGCGGGCTACCACCGTTGCGCAACGCCTCTGCCCGTGGTTTCGGAAACGACGCACACCTATTTCGACGTCACAAAATTCGGTGGGGTTCCTGACGACGGGAAGTCGGACCGCGATGCGGCGGTGGCCGCCTTCGCTGCCGCCCATAGCCACAACGGCCCCGCCGCCATCTATTTCCCGGAGGGCAACTTCCGCCTCTTCGAAAAATCCGATTTCGGCAAACCACCGCTGGAAATCAAGCGCAGCAACGTGGTGCTCAAAGGCAGTGGCGTTGGAACCACGCAGCTGGAGTTCGCGGAATCGCACCTGCCCGCCCGGCCCTTGATCCTCATGCGTTCCTCAACCGGCAAGGACGACTATTGGCGCGGCGACCAAAAGCTCAAGGCCATGGTTAAGAAACAGATCGGCCCCTTCACGGTTGAGGTTTCGGACGCGTCCGAACTCAAGCCCGGTATGCGGATCAACCTGAATGCGCAGATGGATGCCCATGCGGAATCGACGAAGGAATTCTTCTGCCCGCACGAAGTTCCGTCGGGCTGGTTCGAGCGCGCCAAGCGCAAAGGCGGCATGCTGACCGATATCTTCGAGCTGCACGAAATCGAATCGATCGACGACAACACCGTCCGCTTCGGCGAGCCGATCCACCTCGACATCCCGTACTACACCAACATGGCCATCTACCGCATCGACGGGATCATCGAAGAGTGCGGTATCGAAGACCTCTCCTTGCGCGGCGGCTGGCGCGGCCAGTTCAACCACCATAACAGCACGCGCCATGGCGAAGACTACCGCATGGTCGAAATGGACCGCGTGTTCAACAGCTGGGTCCGCCGCGTCCGCTTCACCGAATGCAGCTCCGCCGTCAGCACCTGGCTCTGCGGGTTCAACACGGTGTCCGACCTGCTGATCGAAGGCAACACCGGCCACATGGCGGTGGTTGCCAAAAGTTCATACGGCAACCTCTTCGCCTTCATGCGCGAGGAATCGGACGTGCACCACGGCTTCGGCGTTTCGCGCTCCGGCGTCAATTCCGTCTTCTACCGCTGCGTGCAGTACAAGAGCATGGAAGCGCATTGCGGCTATCCCCGCTCCACCCTCTTCGACCTCAACGAAGGCGGTTTCCAGCCGCGCGGTGGCGGCGCCACCTTTTTCCCGATGCACGACAAGGGGCTCACCTTCTGGAACTGGAACGTCACCCTGCCCGACGGCTCGTTCGACTTTTGGCCGGAGGGCCAGCGCTACGGCTATTTCCTCCTCCCCGTCGTGGCCGGGCTCCACGGCGAACCGTTCGAGATCCCCGACATCGAAACCGACCTGCTGGCCTACGAATCGCCCGGCCAGAAAACCGTTCCCGAATCCTTGTTCGATGCCCAGCTGGAACATCGCCTGGGCCAGGTGCCCGCCTGGCTTGCCGAAGCCGCCGCCGAATTCGAGACCGTTAGCCGCCATTCGCGAATCCGCATCACCAGCCCCGCAAACCACAGCGAGCACCGCTCGGTTATCGTTAAGATGGCGCTGCACGAAAAGATGGATCCGAAACAGGTCGGGCGGATCGAGCTCTACGCCTCCGACACCGGACTCTTCGATGGCTTCCTGCGCGTTGGCGAAGTGGATCCGCAAACCATGGAAAAGGAATTCAAGACCAAGCGCCCCGGGGTCTGGGTGCTGAAGGCCAAGCTGACCAACCGCCGCGGCGAAATCGCGTTCAGCAAACCCATCACCCTCTACACCGGCGATCCGGATAAACCCAAGGCGCTCGGCGTGTCCAGATCCGCCATGATGCCCGGCAAGGAAAAGAACACGCTCTACGGGGAATTCGTTCAGCAAGGTGGCGGCGAAGCCCAGGCCCTGAAAGACAGCAAGGTGCTCGCATCGCGCAAGGAAGGCCAACCCGCCCACGAACTGGAAGCCGCCTACCGCAAGGAGCTTCACGCCTTCTACGCCGCGTATGGAACCAGCACCTTCAAGGATGCGCTCGACGAGCAGTTCGCGGAGGTGTTTTTCGACGGCAAAACCGATGTTGCGGGCAGCAAGCTCTACAGCTACCAGGACTCGCTCGTGCAAGCCGCCTTTTCGTCCACGAAAAAAATCAACCGGCTCGACATCCATTGGCGCAACGGTGTCCCGGATAAGGAAGTCCGCCTCGAACTCCAGACGTCGGAGGATCCCGGGGCATGGCTTAGCTTCGTGAACGACGACCTGCTTTGGAACCCCTCCGCCCTGCGCATCGGCGGAACGCTGACCGGCGGCCCGTTTCCCGGCTCCGGAAAGGTGAGCACCCTCTATTTCCCCGCGCGCGAAGCCAAATTTGTGCGGCTCCTGCTCTCGTCCTTCCCCGACGACGTCACCGAATTCCGCTTCTTCGGCGATTAG